TGTTTTATGTGGTTGCCTGGTTTACTAATAGAATAATAGCAAATTCAGGTACTTGTGAGTAAAACTACTTACAAAATCTTCGAATTTCTCAAGCTCTTCAGTTAGCCAATCCACAGATACTTTATCATCTTCAACAACGCAAGAGATCTGCAGCTTGTGGATTCCATAAGCCAAGGGGACAAGTTTAGCAGCACCCCACAATAGACCGTCAGTTTCAATTCCTCTGACGGCCTTCTCCATAGCTACCATATCTGTTTCATCATCCCATGGCTTCACATCCAAAATAATGTTAGATTTTGCGATGAGTACTGGTTctgaaatattacaatttaaatttatttttcttgtacaACAGTAGTACAGATTGGAGTTTGGATAAGAATTCCAAAACCATACTTTTGGATTTCTTGGCGTTGTAAGCAGCTAGACGCTCCTCTCTTATTCTAGCTGCTTCTGCACTCTCTTCCTCATCATCAGAGCCAAAAAGATCtacaccatcatcatcatcatcgtcctgCACCTTGGCTGGAGCTGCAGTTGCTGCTGGGGCTGCATTTGATGCTGGAGCCTTTAACATAAACCTAAGTTTTAAAaacttgttcttatttttatgtttatttattatgaaaggTAAACTCACTTTAGAAGACTCAGTCTTGGCACCACCACCTGTTGATTCCAATGTCTCTACTCTGGCTTGCAGACTTATGACCAAGTTGCGCAGGTCATTGATAGCCTTTTTTAGATCACTGTTCTCTTTTTCTAATGTGTTGACTTTACTGGTGAGCTCTGTGTTAGGCACTCCTGCCAGGGTAGCTACACTGTCCATCTGAAAGTAAccatattaaataactttatctgaataaaaaacaatctgtagaaaaaataagaaagca
This sequence is a window from Trichoplusia ni isolate ovarian cell line Hi5 chromosome 8, tn1, whole genome shotgun sequence. Protein-coding genes within it:
- the LOC113496314 gene encoding elongation factor 1-delta isoform X2 translates to MTTLIHEKIWLDKNIYNDAEKNYYESLSKMDSVATLAGVPNTELTSKVNTLEKENSDLKKAINDLRNLVISLQARVETLESTGGGAKTESSKAPASNAAPAATAAPAKVQDDDDDDGVDLFGSDDEEESAEAARIREERLAAYNAKKSKKPVLIAKSNIILDVKPWDDETDMVAMEKAVRGIETDGLLWGAAKLVPLAYGIHKLQISCVVEDDKVSVDWLTEELEKFEDFVQSVDIAAFNKV
- the LOC113496314 gene encoding probable elongation factor 1-delta isoform X1, with protein sequence MTTLIHEKIWLDKNIYNDAEKNYYESLSKVQAPLSVARTSLASEVAKARQHIKDSLECMDSVATLAGVPNTELTSKVNTLEKENSDLKKAINDLRNLVISLQARVETLESTGGGAKTESSKAPASNAAPAATAAPAKVQDDDDDDGVDLFGSDDEEESAEAARIREERLAAYNAKKSKKPVLIAKSNIILDVKPWDDETDMVAMEKAVRGIETDGLLWGAAKLVPLAYGIHKLQISCVVEDDKVSVDWLTEELEKFEDFVQSVDIAAFNKV